ATCGCGGAAAAGGTCATGGAGCGTCTGGGCATCGGCCTGCCTCCGTCCGGCTGGGGCAGCGCACGCGACATCGTGGCCGAGTATCAGGTGGTCCTCGGCATGGTTGCGGGCACTGTCGGCCGCATCGCCAATGAAATCTTCCAGCTCGCCCGCACCGAGATTCAGGAATTCAAGGAACCGCTGGGCGAACACTACGTGGGCAGCAGCACCATGCCCCACAAGCGCAATCCCGAGGTCACGGAATTCTGCGTGGCCATGTGCCGCGTGGTCATGAACAATGCGCCTCTGGCCCTGCAGTCCATGATTGCCGAGCACGAGCGCGACACCCGCAGCTGGCGTCTGGACTGGCACTCCATTCCCGAGTCCAGCATCATGCTGCACAAGGCGATCACCGCCCTGCTCACCATCGTGGAAGGTCTGGAAATCGACGAACAGCGCATCACCGACAACCTGAACATGCTCGAAGGCATGCTCTTCTCCGAAGCGCTCATGTTCCATCTGGGCAAGAAGGTGGGCAAGCAGACCGCGCACCACCTCATCCGCGACGCCATTCTGGGTGCAACCCAGTCCGGCAAATGCTTCCGCGAACTCCTGCTGGCCGACGAAACCATCGCCGCCAACATCTCGGAAGCCGAACTGGATTCCATCATGGACTACTCCAAGCACGTGGGCCAGTCCGCACGTCAGGTCGCGCACGTGAAGGAAACCGCTGAAAGACTGGGCGCAACGGATCAGGATTTCCTGAGTTGTTGATTCTCCAATAATTTCCAACAGACCGCTGAAAATACGGGCTGTTCCCGAATGACGGGAACAGCCTGACAAGGATATCATCATGGATTTGCATCTGTTCTTCCAAAACGAAGTCAAGCCCGCCATGGGCTGCACCGAACCCGTTGCCGTTGCCCTCGCCACTGCCGAGGCCGCCACTCACCTGAAGGGTGAACCCGAAGCCATCGAACTTGTTCTTTCCCTGAACATCTTCAAGAACGGCAAGGACGTGGGCATCCCGGGCACCGGCGGACTGCGCGGCAACCGCGTGGCAGCCGCGCTTGGTGCACTGGCCGGAGACGCTTCCAAGGGCCTCATGGTCATGGAAAACGTCACCCCGGAGGATACGGCCCGGGCCAAGGCCATGGTGGATGCGGACAAGGTTTCGGTCAGCGTGGATCCGAACGCGCCCGGCGTGTCCGTTGTCGCCACCCTGCGCAACGCATCCGGTGAAGTGAAGGTCGCAGTGCGTACCCGCCATGACAACATCAGCGAAGTCGTGGTCGACGGCAAAACCGTTGTCGAGCCCAATCCCGAGGATCTGGGCAAGGTCGCGCCAACTCCGGACTATCTGGAAGAACTCAAGTCCATGGGCATTGCCGATCTCTGGGAACTGGCCGGCTCCCTTGACGACGAGCTTGAAGCCTTCATGCTCAAGGGCGTGGAAATGAACATGGGCATGGCCGAACAGGGGCTGGACGGCGGAAACTGGGGCCTGAGCGTTGGCCTGACCATCAAGTCGCACAGCCAGCAGGACGATCTGCTCAGCCGCATCAAGGGATTTGCCGGAGCCGCCACCGACGTGCGCATGTCCGGTGCGCCCCGCGCCGTCATGTCCAGTGCGGGCAGCGGCAATCACGGCATCACCGCGGTCATTCCCGTGGCAGTCGTGGCCCGGGACAAGGGACTTTCCGACCGCGAACTGGCCGAGGCCGTGGCCCTGAGCCATCTGGTCACGGGCTATGTCAAGGCCTACACCGGCCGTCTGACCCCGATCTGCGGCTGCTCCGTGGCCGCCGGAGCCGGCGCTGCCGCCGGACTGGTCCGCGCCCTTGGCGGCGACATGGATCAGGCCCAGCACGCCGTGGCCTGCCTGCTCTCCTCGCTCATGGGCATGCTCTGCGACGGCGCCAAGGGCTCCTGCGGGCTCAAGGTGTCCGCAGCCGCAGGCGAGGCCTATGCCTCCGCACTCATGGCGCTGGACAGAAAGGGCGTGCAGGATACGGAAGGTCTGGTCTCCCCGGACCTCAAGTCCACCTGCGCCGCGCTCGGCGATCTGTGCACCAAGGCTTTTGCCCATGTTGATGAAGTTATGGTAGAGCTCATGCAACATCAACACGAGGCGCAATCCATCCGATAACGTACCTCCATGACTACCGGTTGATTGACCGGGCTGCCGGGGCGCGGTTTGCCGCGCGCCCCGGCCTGTCCGGCCAGCTCGTCTCGCATTCCAGGAGGAAACCATGGCAAAAGCATCCACTGCTCCCGACTGTGCGGCCTGTCCCTTTGACTGGTCCGAACGCGCCTGCCGCAAACCCGGCGGAAAAGGCCCGGCCAACTGTCCCTCCCTTGCGGAAAAGAAACTGGCGGACCAGGCTCTTGAAGCCACCAAGGGCGATGATCTGAAATTCGCCTGCAACGCCTCGCTTCAGGAGGCCTCCGGCTACGGCAACCGCGAACAGGGCTATGCCCACGTG
Above is a window of Pseudodesulfovibrio tunisiensis DNA encoding:
- a CDS encoding class-II fumarase/aspartase family protein encodes the protein MAHIIDSEFYCNGWGTPEMRAVFDDRRRYQRWLDIEVVLAEVQAELGVIPAEAAREIKAKAKIEELDIDMIKDGLAKTGHSLVPLLKAVQVRCADNLGEHIHYGPTTQDIEDTGGVLEMKEASKILFRDLLRMEKALNELAAKYKDFPMTGRTHNQHGLPITLGLKFANWSAELRRDLERIKSMPPRVFLGMLHGGTGTMAGLGEQAYPIAEKVMERLGIGLPPSGWGSARDIVAEYQVVLGMVAGTVGRIANEIFQLARTEIQEFKEPLGEHYVGSSTMPHKRNPEVTEFCVAMCRVVMNNAPLALQSMIAEHERDTRSWRLDWHSIPESSIMLHKAITALLTIVEGLEIDEQRITDNLNMLEGMLFSEALMFHLGKKVGKQTAHHLIRDAILGATQSGKCFRELLLADETIAANISEAELDSIMDYSKHVGQSARQVAHVKETAERLGATDQDFLSC
- a CDS encoding serine dehydratase subunit alpha family protein, encoding MDLHLFFQNEVKPAMGCTEPVAVALATAEAATHLKGEPEAIELVLSLNIFKNGKDVGIPGTGGLRGNRVAAALGALAGDASKGLMVMENVTPEDTARAKAMVDADKVSVSVDPNAPGVSVVATLRNASGEVKVAVRTRHDNISEVVVDGKTVVEPNPEDLGKVAPTPDYLEELKSMGIADLWELAGSLDDELEAFMLKGVEMNMGMAEQGLDGGNWGLSVGLTIKSHSQQDDLLSRIKGFAGAATDVRMSGAPRAVMSSAGSGNHGITAVIPVAVVARDKGLSDRELAEAVALSHLVTGYVKAYTGRLTPICGCSVAAGAGAAAGLVRALGGDMDQAQHAVACLLSSLMGMLCDGAKGSCGLKVSAAAGEAYASALMALDRKGVQDTEGLVSPDLKSTCAALGDLCTKAFAHVDEVMVELMQHQHEAQSIR